ATAAGAGAAAAACGCTTGACGGACCTGCTTGTTCTGTTCGATCACACTACCATTCAAGCCGATCTTGATTTGTTTTTCTGTCCAATGCATTTTCGTGACAAGTTTTTTTACTTCACTTCCTAAATCTGTTCCAGCTTTTGACAAAATCGTTGCTGCTACTGGATCTTGATAGGCCAGTTCAGCTACTAGTTTTGCAAGAGAGGCAAGTTGATCTTTAGAAAGTTGATAGGCAATTTTCACCAATTCGATGGTTGTTTCTACATTAAAATGCGCCATTAATTTCTCTGTCAACAAACTATTTTCCGCTCCAATATCATATTCGTAAAGAGCACGTTGGATGGCTTGTTTTCCGATAGAATAACCACTGCCATCATCGCCAAACAAATGACCCCAACCGCCTACACGAACCCACTGATTTTTAACCCGTCCAATGGCAATCGATCCAGTACCTGCAATTAATAAAATACCAGACTCCCCTTTAAGAAACGCATAATGAGCCAATTGTCCATCGCTTAATAAAACAAGAGGTACTTGAAAT
The DNA window shown above is from Enterococcus sp. 4G2_DIV0659 and carries:
- a CDS encoding BadF/BadG/BcrA/BcrD ATPase family protein, encoding MKYIIGIDSGGTKTEAIVYDLTGKECQRVITGFGNMLVDHEQGLANIKSAIQTVLTGRQAKDCQLLVLGLAGIESGGLKETLANELAVFQVPLVLLSDGQLAHYAFLKGESGILLIAGTGSIAIGRVKNQWVRVGGWGHLFGDDGSGYSIGKQAIQRALYEYDIGAENSLLTEKLMAHFNVETTIELVKIAYQLSKDQLASLAKLVAELAYQDPVAATILSKAGTDLGSEVKKLVTKMHWTEKQIKIGLNGSVIEQNKQVRQAFFSYVDKCAFEPVFIEKEHSSAKGAYYFYQKNGAVIE